The Treponema rectale genome includes a window with the following:
- a CDS encoding type I restriction enzyme HsdR N-terminal domain-containing protein, with the protein MYCPLKDAWHVSKPEEKVRQAWVCKLVNEYGYSLEQMAQEVSVTISKKASGEARGDGNAD; encoded by the coding sequence ATATATTGTCCTTTAAAAGATGCATGGCATGTTTCAAAGCCAGAAGAAAAGGTTAGACAAGCGTGGGTTTGCAAACTTGTAAATGAATATGGTTATTCCTTAGAACAAATGGCACAGGAAGTTTCTGTTACGATTTCTAAAAAAGCAAGTGGCGAAGCTCGTGGAGATGGAAATGCTGATTGA
- a CDS encoding helix-turn-helix domain-containing protein, producing the protein MAKGNANVDYKKLWKLLIDKDMKKTDLITVAGISSNVLAKLNKGEFVSMESIQKVCKALDCDVGDICVMNETSSAENR; encoded by the coding sequence ATGGCAAAAGGTAATGCGAACGTAGATTATAAAAAGCTGTGGAAGTTATTGATTGATAAGGACATGAAGAAAACGGACTTGATAACTGTAGCCGGGATTTCCTCAAATGTATTGGCAAAACTGAATAAAGGCGAGTTTGTCTCTATGGAAAGCATTCAAAAAGTTTGTAAGGCTTTGGACTGCGACGTTGGCGATATTTGTGTGATGAATGAAACATCTTCCGCAGAAAATAGATGA
- a CDS encoding chitobiase/beta-hexosaminidase C-terminal domain-containing protein, with protein MKSILKKIAGVAVAAVLALGMFSCSNGNDDPVKETVATPAFSVASGVVDSGTKVTITCATEGAKIYYTTDGTEPTASSTEYTAAISVTETVTVKAIAVKDGMNDSAVASVSYTIKGTVATPAFSVASGAVDSGTKVTIICATEGAKIYYTTDGTEPTAASTEYTAAISVTEVVTVKAIAVKDGMYDSAVASASYLIIPTKATCVPGDFVLKDGTMLPKDITLTETQKSNVAAVIVRAATDDKPALGVGIVHNRSGLVWCTYSAAGYETDITALQGDKTSGYIDGSDGWEKLKAACSDAENNPENYPVWNYSLTYAETNGLTGDLATGWYLPTVAELYTIYQNKTAVDASLSKAGGSQFGTSVYWSCCQHPSGSFMARKLNFDNGNVGEEDKSDGRYYVCSVRAFN; from the coding sequence ATGAAAAGTATTTTGAAAAAAATCGCAGGAGTTGCGGTTGCTGCAGTTCTTGCATTGGGAATGTTCAGTTGTTCTAATGGCAATGATGATCCTGTTAAGGAAACAGTAGCAACCCCAGCATTCAGTGTTGCTTCAGGTGTAGTAGACAGCGGAACAAAAGTAACAATCACTTGTGCAACAGAAGGAGCAAAGATTTATTACACAACAGACGGAACTGAGCCAACAGCATCAAGCACAGAATATACAGCAGCAATTAGTGTAACGGAAACCGTAACAGTTAAGGCAATTGCCGTAAAGGACGGAATGAACGACAGTGCTGTTGCAAGTGTTAGTTATACAATAAAAGGAACAGTAGCAACCCCAGCATTCAGTGTTGCTTCAGGTGCAGTAGACAGCGGAACAAAAGTAACAATTATTTGTGCAACAGAAGGAGCAAAGATTTATTACACAACAGACGGAACTGAACCAACAGCGGCAAGCACAGAATATACAGCAGCAATCAGTGTAACGGAAGTCGTAACAGTTAAGGCAATTGCTGTAAAGGACGGAATGTACGACAGTGCTGTTGCAAGTGCTTCATATTTGATTATTCCGACTAAAGCTACTTGTGTTCCAGGAGACTTTGTATTAAAGGACGGAACAATGCTGCCGAAGGATATAACTTTAACTGAAACACAAAAATCAAATGTTGCCGCTGTAATTGTTCGTGCCGCAACAGATGACAAACCTGCCCTTGGCGTAGGAATAGTTCATAACAGAAGCGGTCTTGTATGGTGCACATATAGTGCCGCAGGTTACGAAACAGACATAACTGCTTTGCAGGGAGATAAAACAAGCGGCTACATAGATGGAAGTGACGGCTGGGAAAAACTAAAAGCAGCCTGTTCTGATGCAGAGAATAATCCTGAGAATTACCCTGTATGGAATTATAGTTTAACTTATGCTGAAACAAACGGTCTTACAGGAGACCTTGCAACAGGCTGGTATTTACCAACTGTGGCAGAACTGTACACAATCTATCAGAACAAAACTGCAGTAGATGCAAGCCTTTCAAAAGCAGGCGGAAGCCAGTTTGGCACAAGCGTATACTGGTCTTGTTGTCAGCACCCTTCAGGCTCTTTTATGGCGCGGAAACTGAATTTTGACAATGGCAATGTGGGGGAGGAGGACAAGAGCGACGGTCGCTATTATGTTTGTAGTGTTAGGGCTTTTAACTAG
- a CDS encoding KilA-N domain-containing protein: MAKINVENAEITVIRQNEDDFISLTDMARSQLQEHIIFRWLSLKSTIEYLGEWKMLYNPDFNCTEFGAIKNAAGSNNFVLSVKTWIERTNAIGIVSKAGRYGGTYAHRDIAYHFGMWISPRFQLLLVKVRNDRETVERS, encoded by the coding sequence ATGGCAAAAATAAATGTAGAAAATGCAGAAATAACGGTTATTCGTCAAAATGAAGATGATTTTATTTCTTTAACAGATATGGCGCGCAGTCAGTTGCAGGAACATATTATTTTTCGTTGGCTGAGTCTAAAAAGTACAATAGAATATCTTGGTGAATGGAAAATGCTCTATAATCCTGATTTTAATTGTACCGAATTCGGTGCAATTAAAAATGCTGCGGGAAGCAATAACTTTGTTCTTTCTGTTAAGACATGGATTGAACGCACGAATGCCATAGGAATTGTATCAAAAGCAGGACGCTACGGTGGAACTTACGCACATAGGGATATTGCTTATCATTTTGGAATGTGGATAAGTCCAAGATTTCAGCTTCTGCTTGTAAAGGTTCGGAATGACCGCGAAACAGTGGAGAGAAGCTAA